In Erigeron canadensis isolate Cc75 chromosome 1, C_canadensis_v1, whole genome shotgun sequence, a single window of DNA contains:
- the LOC122590334 gene encoding serine/threonine-protein phosphatase 7 long form homolog, with product MASINVSCVPRNPELLWLQAADEHRSYIISHDRALTKEPRCRRGDGGLNRLMQDAWRPETNTFHFPIGEATVTLQDVQVIWGLPIQGPPVCGKWVTKTRNVEYWKNLCQEYLGIYPEDDDLRKGRMKFNRLAGTITFEHWDPNDDERCQQMARRVILALIGSQLFPDSNSYDVSLNYLPFLGDLSIAGRRSWGSATLCCLYRNLSKGTWPTRQGIDGPLLLLQYWAWERFPRIAPRVTPFKPDDGEEEEVYEYGSCLANKWCGDHSNRDTPGHCKISFRSFFNALTPDQFEWTPYNNFINILPASCKTGRSIWRYMGPLICWEEVEFHLADRVARQFGLIQAIPDNDALVAPAQHKTLIKMRKARVDYCEVHADYIDQWNNRAQRIHQGDRGATCAPGYMQWYLERTVLTVGKPGQQQPPSQYPQWGVTQQFYVCVNNYLYIL from the exons atggCCTCTATCAATGTTAGCTGTGTTCCCAGAAACCCAGAGTTGTTGTGGCTACAAGCTGCAGATGAACACCGGTCATACATCATCTCGCATGACCGTGCCCTCACAAAAGAGCCACGTTGCAGAAGAGGTGATGGAGGGCTTAACAGACTAATGCAAGATG CATGGCGTCCTGAAACCAACACGTTTCACTTTCCTATCGGTGAAGCGACTGTCACCTTGCAAGATGTGCAGGTGATATGGGGTTTACCCATACAGGGACCACCGGTGTGTGGTAAGTGGGTTACAAAGACCCGAAATGTTGAGTATTGGAAGAATTTGTGTCAGGAGTATCTGGGTATTTACCCGGAAGATGACGACTTGCGCAAAGGTCGGATGAAGTTTAATCGGTTGGCGGGTACGATTACTTTTGAACATTGGGACCCGAATGATGACGAGCGTTGCCAACAAATGGCTAGACGGGTTATTCTAGCTCTTATTGGTTCGCAGCTTTTTCCTGATTCTAACAGCTATGATGTTAGTCTTAACTATTTGCCGTTTCTGGGAGACCTGAGCATAGCGGGTCGAAGGAGCTGGGGTTCAGCGACCCTTTGTTGTTTGTATAGGAATTTGTCTAAGGGGACTTGGCCTACTAGACAAGGCATTGATGGACCCTTGTTGTTGTTGCAGTACTGGGCGTGGGAAAGATTTCCACGCATTGCCCCACGAGTCACGCCATTCAAACCGGATGacggagaagaagaagaggtgtATGAATACGGAAGCTGTTTAGCAAACAAGTGGTGTGGAGACCACTCAAATCGTGATACACCGGGACACTGTAAAATTTCGTTTCGTTCTTTTTTCAATGCGCTAACACCTGACCAg TTCGAATGGACTCCGtataacaacttcatcaacatactcCCCGCGAGTTGCAAGACTGGGCGAAGCATATGGAGATACATGGGCCCCTTGATTTGTTGGGAGGAAGTGGAGTTCCATCTAGCAGATAGAGTTGCTAGACAGTTCGGCTTGATACAAGCCATTCCTGATAATGATGCTTTGGTGGCCCCAGCACAACATAAGACCCTCATCAAAATGCGAAAAGCGAGGGTCGATTACTGTGAAGTACATGCCGACTATATCGACCAGTGGAACAACCGGGCGCAGCGGATCCACCAGGGAGACCGAGGGGCCACCTGTGCACCAGGGTATATGCAGTGGTATTTGGAGCGTACTGTCTTAACAGTCGGTAAGCCCGGTCAGCAACAGCCTCCAAGCCAGTACCCTCAATGGGGCGTTACCCAACAGTTTTAT GTTTGTGTTAATAACTATctgtatattttataa
- the LOC122585423 gene encoding glucosamine inositolphosphorylceramide transferase 1 yields the protein MGSSPVVGNVGGASEKARWRVHDNGGGVHYLFVSFLLCSSVGVFYIFYLFSNPNLNNYNYNYNHNNNNNNNKNLIGCQEDNEGSWGIGVYYGDSPFSLKPIEHMNIWVNRSAAWPVANPILTCASVTDSGFPSNYVADPFLYVKDDILYMFFESKNPVTMQGDIGVARSMDNGVTWEQLGVALDKDWHLSHPYVFNYNHQIYMMPDGRGKGDVRLYRAIEFPLKWKLEKIILERPLVDTFIIQHKEMYWIFGSYDNGLAYEDLEIWYSSSPYGPWTPHNKNPISAPRNGGRPFVYNGNLYRLAHDNERVRVFKIEVLQSYNYKEVEVDFGIEHPKKGKNAWNGARSHHLDVQRLRTGQWVAVADGDRTLFGDVTSRRMVGCGLFLVGGLIVFLVCWLLGFVKCFLPLKHNIKKRNDVLLALDRLKMRLRLNINPDTYMGKFVLSFFLIVSVVILCVGFGYIYGGNGAEKPYPVDGLYSQFTLLAMTYDARIWNLKMYVNHYSQCASVREILVVWNKGKPPDPKEFDSAVPVRIRVEEQNSLNNRFRPDPLIKTKAILELDDDIMMNCDDLERGFKTWRENPERLVGFYPRLVTGPSPLQYRPEKHARKHNGYNMILTGAVFIDHDVAFKRYWSDEAELGRKTVDEVFNCEDVLMNFLYANATPTGPTVEYIKPAWAIDTSKFSGVAISGNTQAHYQVRSKCLEKFTTLYGGLTDRKVEFRRRKDGWDL from the exons ATGGGTTCGAGTCCGGTGGTTGGAAACGTCGGCGGCGCGTCGGAGAAAGCGCGGTGGCGCGTGCATGATAATGGCGGTGGCGTGCATTATCTATTTGTTTCGTTTTTATTATGTAGCTCAGTTggggttttttatattttttatttatttagtaatcctaatttaaataattataattataattataatcataataataataataataataataagaatttgATTGGTTGTCAAGAAGATAATGAAGGTTCATGGGGAATTGGAGTTTATTATGGGGATTCACCTTTTTCTCTTAAACCCATTGAACat ATGAATATATGGGTCAATAGAAGTGCAGCATGGCCCGTCGCAAACCCAATTTTGACATGTGCTTCAGTTACGGATTCTGGGTTCCCAAGTAATTATGTTGCTGATCCTTTTCTTTATGTTAAG GATGATATTCTTTACATGTTTTTCGAAAGCAAGAATCCAGTTACAATGCAAGGAGATATTGGGGTTGCAAGAAGCATGGATAATGGTGTCACCTGGGAACAATTAGGAGTAGCTTTAGATAAAGACTGGCATCTTTCACATCCGTACGTGTTCAACTACAATCATCAA ATATACATGATGCCTGATGGGAGAGGAAAAGGGGACGTTCGTCTTTACCGGGCAATAGAGTTTCCATTAAAGTGGAAACTTGAAAAGATCATCTTGGAGCGTCCTCTAGTTGATACATTTATCATACAACACAAAGAAATGTATTGGATTTTTGGTTCTTATGATAATGGGCTAGCCTACGAAGATCTCGAAATCTGGTATAGTAGTTCACCATACGGCCCATGGACTCCACACAACAAAAACCCCATTTCAGCACCTCGTAATGGAGGCAGACCCTTCGTTTACAATGGGAATCTTTATCGGTTAGCTCACGATAATGAACGTGTCCGCGTGTTCAAAATTGAAGTTCTTCAGTCTTACAATTACAAAGAAGTAGAAGTTGATTTTGGAATTGAACACCCGAAAAAAGGTAAGAACGCATGGAATGGGGCTCGGTCGCATCACCTTGATGTTCAACGGTTAAGGACCGGGCAGTGGGTTGCCGTTGCAGATGGTGATAGGACTCTCTTTGGAGATGTAACAAGCCGGCGCATGGTTGGGTGTGGTTTGTTTTTGGTTGGTGGTTTAATTGTTTTCCTTGTGTGTTGGCTACTCGGGTTTGTCAAGTGCTTTCTTCCTCTCAAACACAATATAAAGAAGAGAAATGATGTTTTGTTAGCTTTGGATAGGTTGAAAATGAGATTACGCTTGAATATTAACCCAGACACCTACATGGGTAAATTTGTTTTATCGTTCTTTTTGATAGTATCAGTTGTGATATTATGTGTTGGATTTGGATACATATATGGAGGAAATGGTGCAGAAAAACCGTATCCTGTCGATGGTCTTTATTCTCAGTTTACGTTATTAGCAATGACATACGATGCTCGAATATGGAACTTGAAAATGTATGTAAACCATTACTCTCAATGCGCTTCAGTCCGTGAAATACTGGTTGTTTGGAACAAAGGGAAGCCGCCTGATCCAAAGGAATTTGACTCGGCCGTTCCAGTCAGGATCCGGGTCGAGGAGCAAAACTCGTTGAACAACCGATTCAGGCCGGACCCATTGATAAAGACCAAAGCAATTCTTGAGTTGGACGATGATATCATGATGAACTGTGACGATCTTGAGCGTGGATTTAAAACTTGGAGGGAGAATCCCGAGCGGCTAGTCGGGTTTTATCCTCGGCTCGTTACTGGACCATCACCATTGCAGTATCGGCCTGAGAAACACGCTCGTAAACACAACGGTTATAACATGATTTTGACCGGGGCAGTGTTTATTGATCATGACGTGGCGTTTAAGAGGTATTGGAGTGACGAAGCAGAGTTAGGGCGGAAAACAGTGGACGAGGTTTTTAACTGTGAAGATGTTCTAATGAACTTCCTATATGCAAATGCCACACCTACTGGGCCGACAGTGGAGTATATAAAACCGGCTTGGGCAATCGATACATCAAAGTTTTCAGGTGTAGCAATTAGTGGGAATacacaagcacattatcaagtGCGAAGCAAGTGCTTAGAAAAGTTTACGACGTTATATGGAGGATTAACTGATCGGAAAGTTGAGTTCAGACGTAGGAAGGATGGCTGGGATCTGTAG